One window of the Halobacillus litoralis genome contains the following:
- a CDS encoding M14 family metallopeptidase — protein MNIKVRSGDTLWYYANLFNIPLNLIIDSNPQVSPTSLMIGQTIKIPGYQTSSYKIQSGDTFWKIASERRVSIDTLALLNPDLNPRQLQIGQQVLIPVQVTYRVVNGNRPYDFQVLMNDINELDEIYPFVRRETIGQSVMGKELVELQIGKGPKVVHWNGSFHANEWITSAVIMQFLNDYLLALTNRENIRGLEINPFYNQVTISIVPMVDPDGVDLVINGPPEGEFGEQALRINQGNTDFSGWKANIRGVDLNNQYPAKWEVDAARKPTEPAPRDFPGYQPLTEPETVAMAELAGARNFEKMLAFHTQGEVIYWGYEGLEPPRSMTIVNEFGRVSGYEPIRYIDSFSGYKDWFIQDFRNPGFTVELGLGVNPLPLSQYDEIYQETIGIFLASLYM, from the coding sequence TTGAACATAAAAGTAAGAAGTGGTGATACACTTTGGTATTATGCCAACCTCTTCAATATACCTTTAAATTTAATTATTGATTCTAACCCGCAAGTCAGTCCTACTTCACTTATGATCGGACAAACGATAAAAATTCCTGGTTATCAAACGAGTTCTTATAAAATACAGTCCGGCGATACATTCTGGAAAATCGCTAGTGAAAGAAGAGTTTCCATCGATACTTTAGCTCTTTTGAATCCTGATCTGAATCCCAGGCAGCTTCAGATTGGCCAGCAGGTTCTCATACCTGTGCAAGTAACATACCGTGTCGTGAATGGGAACCGGCCATATGACTTCCAAGTACTTATGAACGACATAAATGAATTGGATGAGATCTACCCTTTCGTCCGAAGAGAGACCATCGGCCAGAGTGTGATGGGGAAAGAACTGGTTGAATTGCAGATCGGAAAAGGGCCCAAAGTGGTGCATTGGAATGGATCTTTTCATGCAAATGAATGGATCACCTCAGCGGTCATCATGCAATTTCTGAACGATTATCTTTTGGCGCTGACGAATAGAGAAAACATCCGTGGTTTAGAAATCAACCCCTTTTACAATCAAGTAACCATCTCTATCGTACCAATGGTCGATCCCGATGGGGTAGACCTCGTAATTAACGGTCCGCCAGAGGGGGAGTTTGGGGAACAAGCTCTAAGAATCAATCAAGGGAACACTGATTTCTCTGGTTGGAAAGCCAATATACGCGGTGTCGATTTAAACAATCAGTACCCTGCTAAGTGGGAGGTGGATGCAGCGCGGAAACCGACAGAACCCGCCCCCCGTGACTTCCCTGGATATCAACCACTTACAGAACCAGAAACGGTAGCGATGGCAGAGCTTGCAGGAGCACGAAACTTTGAAAAAATGCTCGCTTTCCATACACAGGGTGAAGTGATCTATTGGGGCTATGAAGGGTTAGAACCTCCAAGATCAATGACAATCGTGAATGAATTCGGCCGAGTGAGCGGATATGAACCAATCCGATATATAGATAGTTTTTCAGGATACAAAGACTGGTTCATTCAGGATTTTCGCAACCCAGGATTCACTGTAGAACTTGGGCTAGGTGTAAATCCATTGCCTCTCAGTCAATATGATGAAATTTATCAGGAAACCATCGGAATCTTTTTGGCGAGCCTATATATGTAA
- the argH gene encoding argininosuccinate lyase — translation MSKLWGGRFTKPTNKLVEEYTSSIGFDQKLALQDIQGSMAHVDMLGSCDIITMEEVKQIKDGLLTIEEKVKSGEVTFSVEHEDIHMNIENLLIDEIGGVGGKLHTGRSRNDQVATDMHLYLREKTKGLIELLEAVQSSLVEQAETHVETILPGYTHLQRAQPVSFAHHLLAYFWMFERDKERLQDSLKRVNWSPLGAAALAGTPYPIDRQMTSDALGFDQPYPNSLDAVSDRDFILEFLSVSSILITHISRLSEELILWGSQEFQFIELDDAFCTGSSIMPQKKNPDVPELLRGKTGRIYGHLMGLLTLLKGLPLAYNKDMQEDKEGMFDTVETLEGALSLLAPMLTSMEVKGDQMKNAVKEDYSNATDIADYLTVKGLPFREAHEVIGKVVLYAIEHDKYLLDLTLEEYQEFSALFEGDIYEKLAPHQVVAARNSEGGTGFKQVFNQVALAKEHLS, via the coding sequence ATGAGTAAATTGTGGGGAGGTCGTTTTACAAAACCGACAAACAAACTGGTGGAAGAGTACACTTCTTCCATCGGTTTCGATCAAAAATTAGCCCTGCAGGATATCCAAGGAAGTATGGCTCATGTGGATATGCTTGGGTCCTGCGATATCATCACCATGGAGGAAGTAAAGCAAATTAAAGACGGGCTGCTTACTATCGAGGAGAAAGTGAAAAGTGGGGAAGTCACTTTCTCAGTGGAACATGAAGATATTCATATGAATATCGAAAACCTCTTAATTGATGAAATTGGTGGCGTCGGTGGAAAACTTCATACAGGTAGAAGCAGGAATGATCAAGTGGCGACTGATATGCATTTGTATTTACGTGAAAAGACGAAAGGTTTAATTGAACTATTGGAAGCAGTTCAATCCTCCTTGGTCGAACAAGCGGAAACTCATGTAGAAACGATTCTTCCTGGTTATACCCACCTGCAACGGGCTCAGCCTGTATCCTTCGCTCATCACCTGCTTGCTTACTTTTGGATGTTCGAGCGTGACAAAGAACGTTTGCAGGACAGTTTGAAACGTGTGAATTGGTCCCCATTGGGAGCTGCCGCCTTAGCTGGGACTCCATACCCGATCGATCGCCAAATGACCTCAGACGCGCTAGGGTTCGATCAACCCTATCCTAATTCGTTGGATGCGGTGAGTGATCGTGATTTTATCCTTGAGTTTTTATCAGTTTCTTCTATATTAATTACACACATCTCACGGTTATCTGAAGAATTGATTTTGTGGGGTAGTCAGGAATTCCAATTCATTGAACTGGATGATGCCTTCTGTACAGGCTCAAGTATTATGCCACAAAAGAAAAACCCGGACGTTCCCGAACTTCTTCGTGGCAAGACAGGAAGGATTTACGGTCATCTGATGGGACTTTTAACTTTATTGAAAGGACTCCCACTTGCTTACAATAAGGATATGCAAGAGGATAAAGAAGGCATGTTCGATACGGTGGAAACGCTGGAAGGCGCACTTTCTCTTCTTGCACCGATGCTTACCTCCATGGAAGTGAAAGGTGACCAGATGAAAAATGCTGTCAAAGAAGATTACTCGAACGCAACAGATATTGCCGATTATTTAACGGTCAAAGGGCTACCGTTCCGTGAAGCGCATGAGGTGATTGGGAAGGTTGTACTTTACGCGATTGAACATGATAAATATTTACTTGATCTCACTTTAGAAGAATATCAAGAGTTCTCGGCGCTTTTCGAAGGTGATATTTATGAAAAACTGGCTCCGCACCAGGTGGTTGCAGCAAGGAACAGTGAAGGTGGAACGGGGTTCAAACAAGTCTTTAATCAAGTTGCATTAGCTAAAGAGCATCTCTCCTAA
- a CDS encoding argininosuccinate synthase, with protein MAKPKVVLAYSGGLDTSISVKWIQEKYGYDVIALGLDVGEGKDLESIRQKALDVGAIKAIMVNAKELLAEEYLIPALKANALYEGKYPLSSALSRPLISKLLVEVAEQEGAVAVAHGCTGKGNDQVRFEVSIQALNPELEVIAPVREWGMTRDEQIVYAEENGIPIPVNLENPFSIDANIWGRACEAGVLEDPWKEAPEAAYAWTNPIEKTPDTPETIEIDFVEGKPVGLNGEKMELVPLIEHLNELGGTHGIGRIDHTENRLVGIKSREVYENPAAMILINAHKELEFLTLTREVSQYKVNVDQQLAKIIYDGLWYSPLQPALSAFVDSTQQVVTGTVKVKLFKGHHTVIGKKSPVSLYNEELSTYSKEDAFDHNAAVGFIKLWGLPTKVHADVHKGESLLDKTVVSAHE; from the coding sequence ATGGCAAAACCAAAAGTAGTATTAGCTTATTCAGGTGGATTAGATACATCAATTTCAGTGAAATGGATTCAAGAAAAGTATGGGTATGATGTGATTGCTCTCGGTCTTGACGTCGGAGAAGGAAAAGATCTTGAGTCAATTCGTCAAAAGGCACTGGATGTAGGAGCGATCAAAGCGATCATGGTTAATGCGAAAGAGTTGTTGGCAGAGGAATACTTGATACCTGCACTAAAAGCGAATGCTCTATATGAAGGGAAATACCCCTTGTCTTCTGCACTTTCCCGCCCGTTGATTTCTAAACTTCTTGTTGAAGTAGCGGAACAGGAAGGAGCTGTGGCTGTAGCACATGGTTGTACAGGAAAAGGAAATGATCAGGTTCGTTTTGAAGTATCGATCCAGGCGTTGAATCCGGAACTTGAAGTAATTGCACCGGTCCGTGAATGGGGAATGACACGTGACGAACAAATCGTTTATGCAGAAGAAAACGGAATTCCTATCCCGGTCAATTTGGAAAATCCATTTTCAATCGATGCTAATATATGGGGGCGTGCTTGTGAAGCAGGGGTGTTAGAAGATCCGTGGAAAGAGGCGCCGGAAGCTGCTTATGCGTGGACGAATCCGATTGAGAAGACACCAGACACCCCTGAAACCATAGAAATCGATTTTGTAGAAGGTAAGCCCGTCGGGTTGAATGGCGAAAAGATGGAGCTCGTTCCATTGATTGAGCATTTGAATGAGCTTGGAGGCACACATGGAATCGGCAGAATCGACCATACTGAAAATCGTCTCGTCGGTATCAAATCGAGGGAAGTGTATGAAAACCCTGCTGCAATGATATTAATCAATGCCCATAAAGAACTGGAGTTTTTGACTTTAACGAGAGAGGTTTCCCAATACAAAGTCAATGTCGATCAGCAGCTTGCGAAAATCATTTACGATGGACTATGGTATTCTCCTTTACAGCCAGCACTTTCAGCTTTTGTTGATTCCACACAGCAAGTAGTAACAGGTACAGTGAAAGTGAAACTGTTCAAAGGACATCACACAGTTATCGGTAAAAAGTCACCGGTCAGCTTATATAACGAAGAACTCTCTACGTATTCAAAAGAAGACGCCTTTGATCACAACGCAGCTGTCGGATTCATCAAACTTTGGGGTCTGCCAACGAAAGTTCATGCTGATGTGCATAAAGGAGAGAGCCTCCTCGATAAAACAGTGGTGAGCGCTCATGAGTAA
- the queC gene encoding 7-cyano-7-deazaguanine synthase QueC produces the protein MEKNNKAVVVFSGGQDSTTCLFWAMKKFDEVEVVTFDYNQRHKEEIEVAREIAGEMDVRHHVLDMSLLNQLAPNALTRNDIEVKDGEDGELPSTFVPGRNLLFLSFATILARQIGAKHVVTGVCETDFSGYPDCRDIFIKSLNVTLNLSMEDDFVVHTPLMWLDKAQTWEMADQLDAFNYVREKTLTCYNGIRGDGCGECPACQLRRNGLETYVAQKEVNQ, from the coding sequence ATGGAAAAAAACAATAAAGCTGTCGTTGTCTTCAGCGGCGGTCAAGATAGCACGACCTGCCTTTTTTGGGCAATGAAGAAATTCGATGAGGTTGAAGTCGTCACTTTCGATTATAACCAACGACATAAGGAAGAGATTGAAGTAGCTAGAGAAATTGCTGGGGAAATGGATGTTCGACATCATGTCCTCGATATGTCGTTATTAAACCAATTGGCTCCTAACGCCTTGACTCGTAATGATATCGAAGTGAAAGACGGTGAAGACGGTGAATTACCTTCCACATTTGTTCCTGGGCGTAACCTTCTTTTCTTATCTTTCGCAACTATCCTGGCAAGACAAATCGGTGCTAAACATGTGGTGACAGGCGTGTGCGAAACAGATTTCAGTGGATACCCGGACTGCCGGGACATTTTCATCAAATCATTGAACGTAACATTGAACTTGTCCATGGAAGATGATTTCGTCGTCCACACCCCTCTGATGTGGCTAGACAAGGCTCAAACCTGGGAAATGGCAGATCAGCTGGATGCTTTCAATTATGTCCGGGAAAAGACGCTGACCTGTTACAACGGAATCCGTGGCGATGGTTGTGGCGAATGCCCTGCTTGTCAATTGCGACGAAATGGTCTTGAGACATATGTAGCGCAAAAAGAGGTGAATCAATAA
- the queD gene encoding 6-carboxytetrahydropterin synthase QueD has product MYGFTIVENLQKIDQDIKRQELKYHQKRVMVSKEFSFDAAHHLHCYEGKCKNLHGHTYKVIFGISGFVDDIGLVIDFGEIKKIWKEQIEIHLDHRYLNDTLPNMNTTAENMVVWIYEKMEESLESDQKDCRVEFVKLYETPTSFAEARREWMTHE; this is encoded by the coding sequence ATGTATGGTTTTACAATTGTGGAAAACCTACAAAAAATCGATCAGGACATCAAACGCCAGGAGCTTAAATACCATCAAAAGCGTGTAATGGTCAGTAAAGAATTTTCCTTTGACGCTGCCCACCATCTCCACTGTTATGAAGGTAAATGTAAAAACCTCCATGGGCATACCTACAAAGTGATTTTCGGAATTAGCGGCTTTGTCGACGACATCGGTCTCGTCATCGATTTTGGTGAGATCAAGAAAATTTGGAAAGAACAAATTGAAATCCATCTCGATCATCGATACTTGAACGATACATTGCCAAATATGAACACAACAGCTGAAAATATGGTCGTATGGATTTATGAGAAAATGGAAGAATCACTTGAGTCCGACCAAAAAGATTGCCGAGTGGAGTTTGTTAAATTGTATGAAACACCTACAAGCTTTGCAGAAGCACGAAGGGAGTGGATGACCCATGAATAA